The following are encoded in a window of Balaenoptera ricei isolate mBalRic1 chromosome 1, mBalRic1.hap2, whole genome shotgun sequence genomic DNA:
- the TNNT2 gene encoding troponin T, cardiac muscle isoform X2, translating to MSDVEEAVDKSEEEQEEEEARREDGPEQEEEVEEETGGGTDAEETNTEEGGEEEDKEAEDGPVEEYKPRPRLFMPNLVPPKIPDGERVDFDDIHRKRMEKDLNELQTLIEAHFENRKKEEEELVSLKDRIEKRRAERAEQQRIRTEREKERQTRLAEERARREEEENRRKAEDEARKKKALSNMMHFGGYIQKTERKSGKRQTEREKKKKILAERRKVLAIDHLNEDQLREKAKELWQSIYDLEAEKFDLQEKFKQQKYEINVLRNRINDNQKVSKTRGKAKVTGRWK from the exons ATGTCGGACGTGGAGGAGGCGGTGGACAAGTCCGAGGA GGAGCAGGAAG AAGAGGAAGCCCGGAGAGAGGACGG TCCAGAACAGGAGGAGGAAGTGGAAGAAGAGACTGGAGGCGGGACTGACGCTGAGGAGACCAACACTGAAG AAGGTGGAGAAGAGGAAGATAAAGAGGCTGAAG ATGGCCCAGTGGAGGAGTACAAGCCCAGGCCCAG GCTGTTCATGCCCAACCTGGTGCCGCCCAAGATCCCCGACGGAGAGAGAGTGGACTTCGAC GACATCCACCGGAAGCGCATGGAGAAGGACCTGAACGAGCTGCAGACGCTGATTGAGGCGCATTTCGAGAAccgcaagaaggaggaggaggagctggtcTCCCTCAAAGACAGGATC GAGAAACGGCGGGCGGAACGGGCAGAGCAGCAGCGGATCCGGACGGAGCGGGAGAAGGAGCGTCAGACCCGCCTGGCC GAGGAGCGGGCCcgccgggaggaggaggagaaccgGAGAAAGGCAGAAGACGAGGCCCGGAAGAAGAAGGCTCTGTCTAACATGATGCATTTTGGAGGCTACATCCAGAAG ACGGAGCGTAAAAGTGGGAAGAGGCAGacggagagggagaagaagaagaagattcTGGCCGAGAGGAGGAAGGTGCTGGCCATCGATCACCTGAACGAAGACCAGCTGAG GGAGAAGGCCAAGGAGCTGTGGCAGAGCATCTACGACCTGGAAGCGGAGAAGTTCGACCTGCAGGAGAAGTTCAAGCAGCAGAAATACGAG ATCAATGTTCTCCGCAACAGGATCAATGACAACCAGAAAGT CTCCAAGACCCGTGGGAAGGCCAAAGTAACCGGGCGCTGGAAGTAG
- the TNNT2 gene encoding troponin T, cardiac muscle isoform X1, whose product MPNLVPPKIPDGERVDFDDIHRKRMEKDLNELQTLIEAHFENRKKEEEELVSLKDRIEKRRAERAEQQRIRTEREKERQTRLAEERARREEEENRRKAEDEARKKKALSNMMHFGGYIQKTERKSGKRQTEREKKKKILAERRKVLAIDHLNEDQLREKAKELWQSIYDLEAEKFDLQEKFKQQKYEINVLRNRINDNQKVSKTRGKAKVTGRWK is encoded by the exons ATGCCCAACCTGGTGCCGCCCAAGATCCCCGACGGAGAGAGAGTGGACTTCGAC GACATCCACCGGAAGCGCATGGAGAAGGACCTGAACGAGCTGCAGACGCTGATTGAGGCGCATTTCGAGAAccgcaagaaggaggaggaggagctggtcTCCCTCAAAGACAGGATC GAGAAACGGCGGGCGGAACGGGCAGAGCAGCAGCGGATCCGGACGGAGCGGGAGAAGGAGCGTCAGACCCGCCTGGCC GAGGAGCGGGCCcgccgggaggaggaggagaaccgGAGAAAGGCAGAAGACGAGGCCCGGAAGAAGAAGGCTCTGTCTAACATGATGCATTTTGGAGGCTACATCCAGAAG ACGGAGCGTAAAAGTGGGAAGAGGCAGacggagagggagaagaagaagaagattcTGGCCGAGAGGAGGAAGGTGCTGGCCATCGATCACCTGAACGAAGACCAGCTGAG GGAGAAGGCCAAGGAGCTGTGGCAGAGCATCTACGACCTGGAAGCGGAGAAGTTCGACCTGCAGGAGAAGTTCAAGCAGCAGAAATACGAG ATCAATGTTCTCCGCAACAGGATCAATGACAACCAGAAAGT CTCCAAGACCCGTGGGAAGGCCAAAGTAACCGGGCGCTGGAAGTAG